The following DNA comes from Poecilia reticulata strain Guanapo linkage group LG5, Guppy_female_1.0+MT, whole genome shotgun sequence.
AGGaatgacatatttttaattattcgTTTATTTATCAATCAAGTCAGAATGCTtttgaatagaaaataaaaccatcaaataaaatacttgttttcagtttgtctaCTCTTGAAAGCACCATAAATTCATGATTCTGCTCCAGGAATCTTTCAACGTACATGTGTacatttctgaggttttctgCTTTAACACTATTTACAGCCTCTTCTAAACACATTTCACAACAAGACAGCAAACTCTGGCAACTCCTGTGTGGAccaaatgataaatatttttgccagctgcagtaaaataaacatcttttcatgaggaaaaaatagaaaatgaattaaaaaagtagaaaaatatcACCTAACAAAATCtatatattgttattattatatataGTATGTTTAAACAATCCAAGAAGCCCTTTTTATTCATTGCTTTGCATGGTGTGGAAGAATTCACAAAGAGAAATGTTACAGAATTAGGTAATGCACACAAAAGATTCgagatctataaataaaactttaataacatACTTCCTAAATTCCAACTCAtaactaataaataagaaaagaaaatcttaatttaatgCACCATATTTTTCCTTCTTGGCCAGCTTCAACCATTAATTTCCCTTTAGGTATAATATGTCCCACAACATGTAAGATAAGCCCCCTTGctgtataatttaaaacataaattagactattaatgtaaatatgaaattaaattagacAAAGTAGGAAGTGAACAGCAATTACAATGCAACACCTTCATCACGGCGTCTCTGACAACAAGTAGCTCTAAGTGAGATTGTCCATTTCAGGAATATTGAATAAGTATCAGAGTGCAGTTGtatatcagattttttatttttttttcactccagGCATGCAATGCTTCATCAACTCCGTCATCCCGACCATAAGTCTTGTTCTTtccttttgcagcctctgagcttttttccttctgcttttgcAGATTACATTTCCCCAGTGGTTTGTCTCATTTAAAAGGCAGAAAATGTGTGCAGACTGCTAAATGTCCACATGAGAATGTTTACTCGTATGTGGGCCTGAGCAGGAACACTTTTTGTGGGTGCCCATGCATACATGAATGCATTATATATGCTTGTGCATTTGCTCATAGTTATTATTGTGCATGCAAATGGTGCACGTGTGCATGGAATATTTGTGCTCATATACATCAAGGTTTTGGTTGTGTGTATTTGGCAGTGTGTCTGCATACAATTTTGGCAATATGGATGCAGGCTTGCATGTCTTTTCTTGGACTTGCATGTGGTTGCTGCACGCTCACTCATCTATTATATTGAGTCCAAACgtcttgaatattttttcttttcgtttggagtttaaagtttgtttttatttcaaaaagaagaGAATGCTAGAGGAAAAACTTAAGGCAGTCAGATTTCCAACAGACCACTGCTGTTTTCCACTCCATTAGGTGTGGTGGTCTTCTCATCCCCGTTGGCGATTTGGTCAGCAACAGGGTTGGTTGGCACGGCGTTGGAGTTGAGCTCAGTTGTGTCTTCGGTCCGAGGGTCCGTATCTCCTTCCACGGCTAAAGTTTTGCCCTGCATTGCGGAGTCTGCGTGGGTCTTCTGATGCTTTGAGAGGTGGTCGCTGCGGGTGAAGCGTTTGTTGCATAGAAGGCAGGTAAACTTCTTCTCCCTTGTGTGGGTGCGCACGTGCCTCTCCAGCTCATCAGAGCGGGTGAAGCGCTTCCCGCAGAACAGCCAGTTGCACACAAAAGGCCTTTCGCCAGTGTGCCAGCGCAGGTGGGCTTTCAGGTGGGAAGCCTTGCCATAAACTTTCCCACAGCCTGGGATGTGGCAGCTGTGCACAGGTTTTTTCCTCAGGGAGGCGGCAGACGCTCCCAGCCTCTCCAGCTCTTGGCAGTTGGGGCAGTCACATGAAGACCGGCTGGGTGTAGCCCCTCCGCTGTAGCCTCCCGATCCCCTAGCAGGCTTTAGGCCCATTGAATTCTCAATTAGCCCAGCGCTTGACACAGGCTTGGGCTTGTACATGTCCTGGGGCAACATGTGCTGGGAAGGTTGGAGGAGGTGTGAGGATGAGCCCAGTCCAACAGAGGGATACGGGGCTGGGTTAAGTGGTGTAAAGTCGGAGCTGTAACTTGGGAGCTGGGGACTCAGGGATGCCTGTGGGGCCACAGGCTGAAGTGAAGCCTGGAGACTCCCATCAGCTTGGGGCTGTGTCGCTGACAGCCAGTTGGAGTTGGGGTGgacgtcccaccaggaggaaGTGGCGTTGGCTGGAGCAGCAGTGATGCCGGGGTGGATCCCAGCCTTATACCAGGAGCCATACGGGTGTGTCATATCCAGAGAGGTGTAGACACTGGTGAGACAGTCGGCTGGGGTAGCATGGGTCTTGGACACTAAAAGAGACGGGTCCTGGGACACAGAGGTCTGGAAGGAGTGGGAGAAAGGGTTGTACTCTGAAGTGTACCCCCCAGCCGACGGTGGAGGGCTTCCAGTGGGACTCAGCAGCCCACCACCTCCTCCAGCTGTGGTGAAAGAGCCGGTGTAGGAGTCCGTCAGACCACTGCTGTCCGACACCCGCCCGTTCTTTGCTGtctgaaggtcagaggtcatggtGTACTGCTTCTTCACTGGAGAGCTGCCGGTTTTTCCGGGTGTAGCTGAATCCCTGATGGGGCTGGTGCTACCGAACTTGTTACAGGTAGCAGTTAACATAGCCAGAGGACTGGATCCATAGCGTGCGTCTTCCTGGAGaccaaaatagtaaaaaaaaaaagaaaaaaaaaagacaagggGGGGAGAGTGAAATGATCTGTCTGCAGGATATGGCTGCTTGCCACAGCCTCTGTAAGTGTCAGCTCtaataaaaaatggatttcTGACTGACacatttggctttttttctgctttcaacaTTTACAAAGAGGTCAAGGCAGCCGATGCTCAAATTTGTAAATGTTCTGATAAATCACTGGATCATGCACGGTTGATTTTAAGCCTCTTTTAACAAGCTTCTCTTGAATTTACAATTAATGGTGCTTAAAATTCCTTAACAACTGTTTAATGTTTCCAACACGCAGACTCAAATTTGTGGACTCATTATTCTATAAAATCCCACACATacaaaacactcaaataactTTGGTTTTGCTTAAATACTATAATGTTGAGGATGCCCAATtaaccatttaaaataaaacattttacagatgaaaatattttatttttaaaaatgtgtttatttctttgtaactGACACAAACTAACTGCATTGATGcatttgaataatttctgcGATTATATTGTACtctagaaattttaaaaataaagacaacaaaTATATAAAGGTGGAAAAGAAATTTTWtttttatctaaataaaatgtcttagttTGGTAGTTAGTTAAACTACCTAactaacattattattattacgaTATaggatttgaataaaaataggGTTGATCAGAAtagatttaattttgttctaATTATGTtctaaaaattatattttaccaTGTTTATAAAGAATATNNNNNNNNNNNNNNNNNNNNNNNNNNNNNNNNNNNNNNNNNNNNNNNNNNNNNNNNNNNNNNNNNNNNNNNNNNNGATGGTTATATTCTAAACCTTTTAAACGTAGATGTTGTCGAAGCCACGGGAAATAAAGttactttaaatactttataattGTTTAAATCACTATTTTCTGTTAGGAGTGACTATAGTGAAGAAAATATTATTCCCAGACTAATAAAGCTTAGCCTAAATGTAAATGGTAAACTTTCTTCCAGATTGAAACTGTTGCATTGATttcaatattttagattttcttcagCAATACCTGATGTAACAGAACATACATTCATGCAAAACAGCGTGTCCTAATAACGCGACATCAATAAAATCTCGGAATAAAGATGTAACAATATTCTCATCATCAAGTTTGGTTTGttccaagaagaagaagatgaaaaagaagaaaatgtacttACAATTACATTCCCTACCTCCAGAACAGATGCGGCCATCCCTGAGAAACTAAATCCTTTAGGAAGCTGAGGGCAGAGGGAGAGGCGCAGCTCTGAGTCCCGGGACACTTTGGATGGAGTCGGGCTCCAATGCGGGGAAGCGTTTTGAGGCGCTCTGGGCCCGCCCCCTAATTATAGGCTCTGGGCTCTTTGAAGACTTGCTAAGAGGcaataaaaaaccccaaaagatGGAGGGAAACGGACGGAGATTGGTGGCTTAAAAAACGAGGACATCCCACCTCCCCAAAagagaaaatcagttttcaattCCCTAGTCTGTATGCGTTAACGGGCTACTCATCAATCACCATATGGACTTTAATTCAATTTCTcggtttcatttattgtttccCCACTGAGATTAGTCCTTTGGGGTCtgaacaaagaagaaaaagtattCTTCCTAAAATTAGTTTCATTTATATACAACGCGCGTTGTTAgacaaatgtaaactttttccCGCAACttacagagaaataaatgtgaaacGTGTGCGTTTTCTGTGAGTCGGGAACGACTGCGCCACacaaataaaggaaattaaGTTGAGCAAGACTGCGGTTTCCATATCCGAGGTTTTATTATTCTGGTTCAAAACCTCTCTCTGTTTCCAATATTCCCAAATGTAGTTAACTGCATTTTCAGACATTAGTGCGATGGTTAAAGAGGCAGCACTACAGAGGCAAGTCGAGAAGAAAAGGATTAAGtcgttaaataaaataaaagggagATTATcacagcaattaaaaataaattcaaacatcaaGAAGC
Coding sequences within:
- the sp7 gene encoding transcription factor Sp7 isoform X1; amino-acid sequence: MAASVLEVGNVIEDARYGSSPLAMLTATCNKFGSTSPIRDSATPGKTGSSPVKKQYTMTSDLQTAKNGRVSDSSGLTDSYTGSFTTAGGGGGLLSPTGSPPPSAGGYTSEYNPFSHSFQTSVSQDPSLLVSKTHATPADCLTSVYTSLDMTHPYGSWYKAGIHPGITAAPANATSSWWDVHPNSNWLSATQPQADGSLQASLQPVAPQASLSPQLPSYSSDFTPLNPAPYPSVGLGSSSHLLQPSQHMLPQDMYKPKPVSSAGLIENSMGLKPARGSGGYSGGATPSRSSCDCPNCQELERLGASAASLRKKPVHSCHIPGCGKVYGKASHLKAHLRWHTGERPFVCNWLFCGKRFTRSDELERHVRTHTREKKFTCLLCNKRFTRSDHLSKHQKTHADSAMQGKTLAVEGDTDPRTEDTTELNSNAVPTNPVADQIANGDEKTTTPNGVENSSGLLEI
- the sp7 gene encoding transcription factor Sp7 isoform X2 gives rise to the protein MAASVLEEDARYGSSPLAMLTATCNKFGSTSPIRDSATPGKTGSSPVKKQYTMTSDLQTAKNGRVSDSSGLTDSYTGSFTTAGGGGGLLSPTGSPPPSAGGYTSEYNPFSHSFQTSVSQDPSLLVSKTHATPADCLTSVYTSLDMTHPYGSWYKAGIHPGITAAPANATSSWWDVHPNSNWLSATQPQADGSLQASLQPVAPQASLSPQLPSYSSDFTPLNPAPYPSVGLGSSSHLLQPSQHMLPQDMYKPKPVSSAGLIENSMGLKPARGSGGYSGGATPSRSSCDCPNCQELERLGASAASLRKKPVHSCHIPGCGKVYGKASHLKAHLRWHTGERPFVCNWLFCGKRFTRSDELERHVRTHTREKKFTCLLCNKRFTRSDHLSKHQKTHADSAMQGKTLAVEGDTDPRTEDTTELNSNAVPTNPVADQIANGDEKTTTPNGVENSSGLLEI